One genomic window of Conger conger chromosome 9, fConCon1.1, whole genome shotgun sequence includes the following:
- the ubtfl gene encoding upstream binding transcription factor, like isoform X1: MARDDRIRDPASPPGAAQPLTAMNGNSSVPGASQASRVKAEPDAWTKEECLTLLERIRTMLPDTDGMKYKTTEAHFDWEKIGFGAFTGDMCKQKWHKVSTEVRKYRTMTELIIDATEYVKNPYKGKKLKTHPDFPKKPLTPYFRFFMEKRAKYAKIHPEMSNLDLTKILSKKYKELPEKKKLKYIQEFQREKESFEKNMARFKEDHPELIEERKKSDLPEKPKTPQQLWYNHEKKTYMKLHPDVSQKELKEALRRQWSQLSDKKRLKWISKALELQKDYEGSMRAYHEAHPESNSDEHVKSVLTKAERQLKDKFDGRPTKPPPNGYSLYCAELMVNMKDVPSTERMVLCSKQWKMMTQKEKDMFQKRCEQKKKQYEVDLQRFLESLPVEERDRVLTEEKLGGSRLGLGNTGNSLTAKSPATKDRCPDVEQWAPGLTKDKRDGKKRTRLPETPKTAEEMWQQSVIGDYLAKYRNDRKKAQSAMESAWKSMEKKEKIPWIKKAAEDQKRYEVQYRPVRELLEMRTPQAGQGQRKPKFDGEPKKPPVSGYQMFSQELLTNGELNHFSLKERMVEIGKRWHKLSQSQKDKYKKLVEQQQLEYKADLEVWVKSLSPQERAVYKEFSTTKRRSTTKARAPAAKVRVVKGKAVGARAAGLGAGGGRRAMAYRAKQDTSDSEEDDKTDSSDSEDDDDEDSSGSTDSDDDDENDDDDEEDDEDDDDDQSDGSSSSSTDSSDSDSD; the protein is encoded by the exons ATGGCGCGAGACG aCCGCATCAGAGACCCGGCAAGTCCACCGGGAGCTGCCCAGCCTCTCACCGCCATGAACGGCAACAGCAGCGTTCCCGGCGCCTCCCAGGCCTCGCGCGTCAAGGCTGAGCCAg ACGCGTGGACCAAGGAGGAGTGTCTGACGCTGTTGGAGAGGATCCGTACCATGCTGCCCGACACAGACGGGATGAAGTACAAGACCACAGAGGCGCACTTCGACTGGGAAAAGATCGGCTTCGGCGCCTTCACCGGCGACATGTGCAAGCAGAAGTGGCATAAGGTCTCTACCGAG GTGCGGAAGTACCGGACGATGACGGAGCTCATCATCGATGCCACAGAGTACGTGAAGAACCCGTACAAGGGGAAGAAGCTGAAG ACGCACCCAGACTTCCCGAAGAAGCCCCTGACCCCCTACTTCCGCTTCTTCATGGAGAAGCGGGCCAAGTACGCCAAGATCCACCCAGAGATGAGCAACCTGGACCTCACCAAGATCCTCTccaagaaatacaaagagctacCAGAGAAGAAGAAG TTGAAGTACATCCAGGAGTTCCAGCGGGAGAAGGAGTCCTTCGAGAAGAACATGGCGCGCTTCAA AGAGGATCACCCTGAGTTGATCGAGGAGAGGAAGAAGTCAGACCTCCCAGAGAAGCCCAAGACTCCCCAGCAGCTGTGGTACAACCACGAGAAGAAGACCTACATGAAGCTACACCCAGAC GTGAGTCAGAAGGAGCTGAAGGAGGCCCTGCGCAGACAGTGGTCCCAGCTCTCCGACAAGAAGCGCCTCAAGTGGATCAGCAAAGCCCTGGAGCTGCAGAAGGACTACGAG GGCAGTATGCGGGCGTACCACGAGGCGCACCCCGAGTCCAACTCCGACGAACACGTCAAGTCCGTCCTGACCAAGGCCGAGCGTCAGCTGAAGGACAAGTTCGACGGACGGCCCACCAAGCCCCCTCC GAATGGCTACTCCCTGTACTGTGCGGAGCTGATGGTGAACATGAAGGACGTGCCCAGTACGGAGCGCATGGTGCTCTGCAGCAAGCAGTGGAAGATGATGACGCAGAAGGAGAAGGACATGTTCCAGAAGCGCTGTGAGCAG AAAAAGAAGCAGTATGAAGTGGACCTGCAGAGGTTTCTCGAG AGCCTGCCGGTGGAGGAACGGGACCGGGTCCTGACCGAGGAGAAGCTGGGGGGGTCCCGGCTCGGGCTGGGGAACACAGGCAACTCCCTTACTGCCAAATCCCCAGCAACCAAG GACCGCTGTCCTGACGTGGAGCAGTGGGCGCCCGGCCTCACCAAAGACAAGCGCGACGGAAAGAAGCGCACGCGCCTCCCCGAGACGCCCAAGACGGCCGAGGAGATGTGGCAGCAGAGCGTCATCGGAGACTACCTGGCCAAGTACAGG AACGACAGAAAGAAAGCTCAGAGCGCCATGGAGTCGGCCTGGAAGTCCatggagaagaaggagaagatcCCGTGGATCAAAAAGGCGGCCGAAGACCAGAAGAGATACGAGGTTCAGTACCGGCCTGTG AGGGAGTTGCTGGAGATGAGGACGCCTCAGGCAGGACAGGGGCAGAGGAAACCAAAATTTGACGGGGAACCAAAGAAGCCCCCTGT GAGCGGCTACCAGATGTTCTCCCAGGAGCTGCTGACCAACGGGGAGCTGAACCACTTCAGCCTGAAGGAGCGCATGGTGGAGATCGGCAAGCGCTGGCACAAGCTCAGCCAGAGCCAGAAGGACAAGTACAAGAAGCTggtggagcagcagcagctggagtACAAGGCCGACCTGGAGGTCTGGGTCAAG tccctctctccccaggagCGAGCGGTGTACAAGGAGTTTTCCACCACG aagcgACGCAGCACCACCAAGGCACGGGCGCCGGCGGCCAAGGTCCGGGTGGTGAAGGGGAAGGCGGTAGGTGCCAGAGCCGCAGGactgggggccggggggggcagGCGTGCGATGGCGTACCGGGCCAAG CAGGACACATCGGACTCAGAGGAAGACGACAAAACCGACTCGTCCGATTCTGAGGATGACGACGATGAAGACTCTTCAGGAAGCACAGACAGCGACGATGACGACGAG AACGATGACGATGACGAAGAGGATGACGAAGACGACGACGACGACCAATCGGACGGATCCAGCAGCTCGTCCACAGACAGCAGTGACTCCGACTCCGATTAG
- the ubtfl gene encoding upstream binding transcription factor, like isoform X3, whose product MARDDRIRDPASPPGAAQPLTAMNGNSSVPGASQASRVKAEPDAWTKEECLTLLERIRTMLPDTDGMKYKTTEAHFDWEKIGFGAFTGDMCKQKWHKVSTEVRKYRTMTELIIDATEYVKNPYKGKKLKTHPDFPKKPLTPYFRFFMEKRAKYAKIHPEMSNLDLTKILSKKYKELPEKKKLKYIQEFQREKESFEKNMARFKEDHPELIEERKKSDLPEKPKTPQQLWYNHEKKTYMKLHPDVSQKELKEALRRQWSQLSDKKRLKWISKALELQKDYEGSMRAYHEAHPESNSDEHVKSVLTKAERQLKDKFDGRPTKPPPNGYSLYCAELMVNMKDVPSTERMVLCSKQWKMMTQKEKDMFQKRCEQKKKQYEVDLQRFLESLPVEERDRVLTEEKLGGSRLGLGNTGNSLTAKSPATKDRCPDVEQWAPGLTKDKRDGKKRTRLPETPKTAEEMWQQSVIGDYLAKYRNDRKKAQSAMESAWKSMEKKEKIPWIKKAAEDQKRYERELLEMRTPQAGQGQRKPKFDGEPKKPPVSGYQMFSQELLTNGELNHFSLKERMVEIGKRWHKLSQSQKDKYKKLVEQQQLEYKADLEVWVKSLSPQERAVYKEFSTTKRRSTTKARAPAAKVRVVKGKAVGARAAGLGAGGGRRAMAYRAKQDTSDSEEDDKTDSSDSEDDDDEDSSGSTDSDDDDENDDDDEEDDEDDDDDQSDGSSSSSTDSSDSDSD is encoded by the exons ATGGCGCGAGACG aCCGCATCAGAGACCCGGCAAGTCCACCGGGAGCTGCCCAGCCTCTCACCGCCATGAACGGCAACAGCAGCGTTCCCGGCGCCTCCCAGGCCTCGCGCGTCAAGGCTGAGCCAg ACGCGTGGACCAAGGAGGAGTGTCTGACGCTGTTGGAGAGGATCCGTACCATGCTGCCCGACACAGACGGGATGAAGTACAAGACCACAGAGGCGCACTTCGACTGGGAAAAGATCGGCTTCGGCGCCTTCACCGGCGACATGTGCAAGCAGAAGTGGCATAAGGTCTCTACCGAG GTGCGGAAGTACCGGACGATGACGGAGCTCATCATCGATGCCACAGAGTACGTGAAGAACCCGTACAAGGGGAAGAAGCTGAAG ACGCACCCAGACTTCCCGAAGAAGCCCCTGACCCCCTACTTCCGCTTCTTCATGGAGAAGCGGGCCAAGTACGCCAAGATCCACCCAGAGATGAGCAACCTGGACCTCACCAAGATCCTCTccaagaaatacaaagagctacCAGAGAAGAAGAAG TTGAAGTACATCCAGGAGTTCCAGCGGGAGAAGGAGTCCTTCGAGAAGAACATGGCGCGCTTCAA AGAGGATCACCCTGAGTTGATCGAGGAGAGGAAGAAGTCAGACCTCCCAGAGAAGCCCAAGACTCCCCAGCAGCTGTGGTACAACCACGAGAAGAAGACCTACATGAAGCTACACCCAGAC GTGAGTCAGAAGGAGCTGAAGGAGGCCCTGCGCAGACAGTGGTCCCAGCTCTCCGACAAGAAGCGCCTCAAGTGGATCAGCAAAGCCCTGGAGCTGCAGAAGGACTACGAG GGCAGTATGCGGGCGTACCACGAGGCGCACCCCGAGTCCAACTCCGACGAACACGTCAAGTCCGTCCTGACCAAGGCCGAGCGTCAGCTGAAGGACAAGTTCGACGGACGGCCCACCAAGCCCCCTCC GAATGGCTACTCCCTGTACTGTGCGGAGCTGATGGTGAACATGAAGGACGTGCCCAGTACGGAGCGCATGGTGCTCTGCAGCAAGCAGTGGAAGATGATGACGCAGAAGGAGAAGGACATGTTCCAGAAGCGCTGTGAGCAG AAAAAGAAGCAGTATGAAGTGGACCTGCAGAGGTTTCTCGAG AGCCTGCCGGTGGAGGAACGGGACCGGGTCCTGACCGAGGAGAAGCTGGGGGGGTCCCGGCTCGGGCTGGGGAACACAGGCAACTCCCTTACTGCCAAATCCCCAGCAACCAAG GACCGCTGTCCTGACGTGGAGCAGTGGGCGCCCGGCCTCACCAAAGACAAGCGCGACGGAAAGAAGCGCACGCGCCTCCCCGAGACGCCCAAGACGGCCGAGGAGATGTGGCAGCAGAGCGTCATCGGAGACTACCTGGCCAAGTACAGG AACGACAGAAAGAAAGCTCAGAGCGCCATGGAGTCGGCCTGGAAGTCCatggagaagaaggagaagatcCCGTGGATCAAAAAGGCGGCCGAAGACCAGAAGAGATACGAG AGGGAGTTGCTGGAGATGAGGACGCCTCAGGCAGGACAGGGGCAGAGGAAACCAAAATTTGACGGGGAACCAAAGAAGCCCCCTGT GAGCGGCTACCAGATGTTCTCCCAGGAGCTGCTGACCAACGGGGAGCTGAACCACTTCAGCCTGAAGGAGCGCATGGTGGAGATCGGCAAGCGCTGGCACAAGCTCAGCCAGAGCCAGAAGGACAAGTACAAGAAGCTggtggagcagcagcagctggagtACAAGGCCGACCTGGAGGTCTGGGTCAAG tccctctctccccaggagCGAGCGGTGTACAAGGAGTTTTCCACCACG aagcgACGCAGCACCACCAAGGCACGGGCGCCGGCGGCCAAGGTCCGGGTGGTGAAGGGGAAGGCGGTAGGTGCCAGAGCCGCAGGactgggggccggggggggcagGCGTGCGATGGCGTACCGGGCCAAG CAGGACACATCGGACTCAGAGGAAGACGACAAAACCGACTCGTCCGATTCTGAGGATGACGACGATGAAGACTCTTCAGGAAGCACAGACAGCGACGATGACGACGAG AACGATGACGATGACGAAGAGGATGACGAAGACGACGACGACGACCAATCGGACGGATCCAGCAGCTCGTCCACAGACAGCAGTGACTCCGACTCCGATTAG